In Sphingomonas profundi, the sequence CCAGTCGATCCCCGGCGGGCGCGGCTGGGTGCCGTTGGTCTCCACCGCGATCTCGAAGCCGCGACCGGCCAGCGCCGCCGTCAGCGCCGCATCCACCTGCAGCAGCGGCTCGCCGCCGGTCAGCACGGCGAAGGCGCGGTCTGCCGGCCCCTCCAGCCCTTCCAGCCACAGCGCCGCCGCCGCATCGGCCAGCGCGTCGGCATCGGCGTAGCGCCCGCCCTGGTCGCCGGAGATGCCGACGAAGTCCGTGTCGCAGAAGCGGCAGTCCGCCGTCGCCCGGTCCCGCTCCCGGCCGGACCACAGGTTGCAGCCGGCGAAGCGGATGAACAGCGCGCGGCGGCCGGTGTTCATCCCCTCGCCCTGCAAGGTGACGAACATCTCCTTCACGGCATAGGGCATCAGGCGCTCGCCGCGTAGCGGGTGGGATCGGGCAGACCGGCCTCGGCATAGCCCTTGGCGCGCAGCCGGCAGCTGTCGCACAGGCCGCAGTGCAGCGCCCCCGGCGCGGGATCGTAGCAGGACCAGCTGAGCCCCGCGTCCAGCCCCAGCCGATCCGCCTCGATCGCGATATCGGCCTTGGACATAGCCTGCAGCGGCGCGTGGATCCGCACCCGATCGCCTTCCACCCCGGTCTTGGTGGCGAGATCGGCGAGCGTCTGGAAGGCGGCGATGAACTCCGGCCGGCAATCGGGATAGCCGGAATAATCGAGCGCGTTCACGCCGAGGAAGATGTCCCGCGCGCCGCACGCCTCGGCGAAGCCGAGCGCCAGCGAGAGGAAGATGGTGTTGCGCGCCGGCACGTAGGTGCTGGGGATGCCCGGCCCGACGCCGTCCTTCGGCACGGCGATGTTGGCCGTCAGCGCCGATCCGCCGAACAGCGTCAGGTCCAGCGGCATCAGCACATGCCGCCGCGCGCCGAGCATCGTCGCGATCCGCCGGGCCGCCGCCAGTTCCACCAGATGGCGCTGGTTGTAGTTGATCGTCAGCGCCTCGATCGCGAAGCCGCGCTCGCGTGCCAGGCCGCCCGCCACCATCGAATCGAGGCCGCCGGACAGCAGCACGACCGCGCCGGGCGCCGTTTCCCTTGCCGATATCTGCATGGTGCACGGCTAACCGATTTCACGGACGCGCGAAAGCGCCGGAAAAGAACGGGCCGCCCGGATGATGGGGCGGCCCAGGGATCGGCTTCGCAGCCAGCTAGGGAGGATATCATGCCAACCGGCACGATCTGCGTGATAGCGGCGAAAGCCTAAACCGGCGGTTAACGAGGATCAGGAGCGGCCCGTACGGGTCGGGTCGGGTCGCCCGTCGGCGACGTGCGGAGAGCTGTCCTCAGCGGCTGGCGCTGCGGGCCGGGCAGTCACCCGTCCGCCGCGCATCCGCTTCGAAGGCGAAGGGCGCGTTGTCGGCGATGCCTTGGGTCGAGATGCGGACGGCATTGGCGGTCGCGACGCGCAGGGTCGTGCGCCCCCAGCCGGCGCTCGGGCAGCTATAGTGGACGGTGGCGCTCGCCTTCTCGTCGGCGATCACCAGCCGGCTGCACGCGCTGGCGCGATGGCGGATCTGGATCAGCGCCTCGGGATTGGTCACGCACATCGCGCGCGGCCGCTCGCCGGCGATGCGCAGCAGCCACTGGCCGGGCGCGATCGGCGCGAGCGCGTTCAGCACCGGCTGGGCGGCGGCGGGGGCGGCGGCCGAGAGGCCGGCGGCCAGGATGAAGGCGGGGGCGGCGCGAGTGAGCGCGCGGACGATCGACATGGCACTTCCTTCCTGCGTTGCACCGCCGGGGCGGAGGTTTCCCGGCGGCACCCGGATCGATCCCTTCGGAAACGATCCGCCGCGACGCGCCTGCCGGATGCCACGCTCTATAGGGGTGCGTGCCCGACAGTCATGTGACGATCGTCACTGGTCAGGCGCAAAGTGACGGCACCGGCGAAAAAAGTCAGGCGGCAAGATCGGCGAGCGCGATCGAGAAGCGGCGCGAACAGAATTCGCAATCGACATGGATCAGCCCGTGCTCGTCGGCCATCGCCGCCTGCTCCTCGGCCGGGAAGCGCGCGATCACATCGCGCGTGTGCTGCGGATTGCAGCGGCACCCGCGCGAGATCGCGGTGGTCTCCAGCACGCGCACCTCGGCCTCCTCGTTGAACAGCCGCCAGGCGATCGCCTCGGGCGAGAGCGTCTCGTCGGTCAGCTCCGCGGGGCTGATCGTCGTCGCCAGCGCGCGCACATGCTCCCACTCCGGATGGTCGAGCCGGGTGTGCAGCCGCTCGCGCCCCTCCTCGCCCTCCGGCAGGTGCTGCAGCATGATGCCGCCGGCGATGTGGCCGGCATCGCCGCGGAACACCGTCGCCAGCCGCACCAGGCTGGGGATCTGCTCCGACTGGCTGAAATAGCTCTCGGCCGCCTCGGCCAGCGAACCGCCTTCCAGCGGCACGATGCCCTGATAACGTTCGCCCGTCACCGCCTGGTCGAAGGTGATCGCCAGATACCCCTTGCCGAACAGCCCGAACAGGGATGGCTCGACCGGCGCCTCGGCCAGCCGGTCGGGATCGTGCCGCACATAGCCGCGCATCTCGCCGCCGCGATAGTCGCACACCAGCAGGTCCACCGCGCCGCCCTCCGTCTGCGCCTGCAGGGTCAGCTGCCCCTCCTTGTGCTTCAGGGTGGAGCCCAGCAGCGCCGTCAGGGTCAGCGCCTCGGCCAGCAGACGCGCGATCCTTGGCGGATAGGCGTGGCTGGCGAGGATGGCGTCCAGCGCCGGGCCGAGCCGCACGATGCGCCCGCGCGCATGCCGCGCCGGGATCGTGAAACCCATAACGGTGTCGACATGCACCGCGATGCCGGGCGCGCCCTCCGCGCCGTTTCCATTCGTGCTGGCCAAGATCATGATCCCGCTGCGCCGGCGGCACGCCGGCTGGTGCCGCTAATGTTGGGAGTACCCGCGCGGGAGACAAGCCGCGCCCGCCCGCCCCACGCCCCGGCAGAGGAACCCCGGGGTCAGCCGATCAGGCCGAAACACCATAGCAGCACCGATTTCTGGCCGTGCAGGCGGTTCTCCGCCTCTTCCCAGATCGCCGATTGCGGCCCGTCGATCACCGCCTCCACCACCTCCTCGCCGCGATGCGCCGGCAGGCAGTGGAGGAAGGTCGCGTCGGGCGCCGCCGCCGCCATCACCGCCGGCGTCACCTGGAACGGCATCATCGCCGCCAGCTTCGCCTCGGCCTGCGCCTGCCCCATCGAGATCCAGGTATCGGTGACGACCACATCCGCCCCCGCCACCGCCGCCAGCGGATCGCGCGTGATCGTGATCCGCGCATCCGATCGCCCGAGCAATCGCGCCTGCGAGTCCGACAGCACCTGCGCGTCCGGCTCATAGCCCTCCGGACAGGCGATCCGCACGTCGAAGTGGAGCAGGCTACCCGCCTCGATGATCGAGTGCAGCACGTTGTTGCCGTCACCCAGCCACGCCCAGGTCGATCCGGCGAGCCTCGGCTTGCGATCGAGCACCGTCAGCATGTCGGCGATGATCTGGCAGGGGTGCGACCGATCGGTCAGGCCGTTGATGACCGGCACGGTCGCATGGCGCGCCATCTCGATCACCTTCGCGTGATCGTCGGTGCGGATCATGATCGCGTCGACGTAGCGCGACAGCACCCGCGCCGTGTCGGCAACCGATTCTCCCCGGCCCAGCTGCATCGCGCCGGCGTCCATCACGATCGTGGTGCCGCCCAGCTGACGCATCGCCATGTCGAACGACACGCGGGTGCGCGTGGAGTTCTTCTCGAAGATCATCGCCAGCGTGTGCCCG encodes:
- the queE gene encoding 7-carboxy-7-deazaguanine synthase, which codes for MPYAVKEMFVTLQGEGMNTGRRALFIRFAGCNLWSGRERDRATADCRFCDTDFVGISGDQGGRYADADALADAAAALWLEGLEGPADRAFAVLTGGEPLLQVDAALTAALAGRGFEIAVETNGTQPRPPGIDWLCVSPKAGTEIVLRQGDELKLVWPQPGLDHIAMEGWAFSHHMISPMDGPGSDDARRAAIRFVMTHPRWRLSTQTHKLIGLR
- the queC gene encoding 7-cyano-7-deazaguanine synthase QueC, with the protein product MQISARETAPGAVVLLSGGLDSMVAGGLARERGFAIEALTINYNQRHLVELAAARRIATMLGARRHVLMPLDLTLFGGSALTANIAVPKDGVGPGIPSTYVPARNTIFLSLALGFAEACGARDIFLGVNALDYSGYPDCRPEFIAAFQTLADLATKTGVEGDRVRIHAPLQAMSKADIAIEADRLGLDAGLSWSCYDPAPGALHCGLCDSCRLRAKGYAEAGLPDPTRYAASA
- a CDS encoding DUF3617 domain-containing protein — encoded protein: MSIVRALTRAAPAFILAAGLSAAAPAAAQPVLNALAPIAPGQWLLRIAGERPRAMCVTNPEALIQIRHRASACSRLVIADEKASATVHYSCPSAGWGRTTLRVATANAVRISTQGIADNAPFAFEADARRTGDCPARSASR
- a CDS encoding Hsp33 family molecular chaperone HslO, translating into MGFTIPARHARGRIVRLGPALDAILASHAYPPRIARLLAEALTLTALLGSTLKHKEGQLTLQAQTEGGAVDLLVCDYRGGEMRGYVRHDPDRLAEAPVEPSLFGLFGKGYLAITFDQAVTGERYQGIVPLEGGSLAEAAESYFSQSEQIPSLVRLATVFRGDAGHIAGGIMLQHLPEGEEGRERLHTRLDHPEWEHVRALATTISPAELTDETLSPEAIAWRLFNEEAEVRVLETTAISRGCRCNPQHTRDVIARFPAEEQAAMADEHGLIHVDCEFCSRRFSIALADLAA
- the argF gene encoding ornithine carbamoyltransferase, with product MTRHFLDLVDAGGDGVAAMLADALDRKQARGGWPKGRTDADAPLAGHTLAMIFEKNSTRTRVSFDMAMRQLGGTTIVMDAGAMQLGRGESVADTARVLSRYVDAIMIRTDDHAKVIEMARHATVPVINGLTDRSHPCQIIADMLTVLDRKPRLAGSTWAWLGDGNNVLHSIIEAGSLLHFDVRIACPEGYEPDAQVLSDSQARLLGRSDARITITRDPLAAVAGADVVVTDTWISMGQAQAEAKLAAMMPFQVTPAVMAAAAPDATFLHCLPAHRGEEVVEAVIDGPQSAIWEEAENRLHGQKSVLLWCFGLIG